A genomic stretch from Alloyangia pacifica includes:
- a CDS encoding class I SAM-dependent methyltransferase, whose protein sequence is MSTNPYELAGFYDSAIAAGRHRAIVGGRWDETGRIEMSILQDAGLLPHHHLLDIGAGALRLGCKAVPYLEPGHYWATDASREILLAGHRAELEDPARLDPAQLIEDARFDFPGVPSSITHAIAFAVFPHLPMAYLRRALTNLRRFERLESFLFTVFLAPDPVTAMQPYRQPDGVVTHDIRAPYHILAEDVEHLAQGSGWRVTRSAVMLPRGQVLFTARPLGG, encoded by the coding sequence GTGTCCACCAACCCCTATGAACTGGCCGGGTTTTACGACTCCGCCATCGCCGCGGGCCGGCACCGCGCCATCGTCGGCGGCCGCTGGGATGAGACCGGGCGGATCGAGATGTCGATCCTCCAGGATGCCGGCCTGCTGCCGCATCACCACCTGCTCGATATCGGCGCCGGGGCGCTGCGGCTCGGCTGCAAGGCCGTGCCCTATCTCGAGCCCGGCCACTACTGGGCCACGGATGCCTCTCGCGAGATCCTGCTGGCGGGGCACAGGGCCGAACTCGAGGATCCGGCGCGGCTTGATCCGGCGCAGCTGATCGAGGATGCGCGCTTCGACTTTCCGGGGGTGCCGAGCAGCATCACCCATGCCATCGCCTTCGCGGTCTTCCCGCATCTGCCCATGGCCTATCTGCGGCGCGCCCTGACCAACCTGCGCCGGTTCGAGCGGCTCGAGAGCTTTCTCTTCACTGTCTTTCTCGCGCCCGATCCGGTCACCGCGATGCAGCCCTACCGCCAGCCCGACGGGGTGGTGACTCATGACATCCGCGCGCCCTACCACATCCTCGCCGAGGACGTGGAGCATCTGGCGCAGGGCAGCGGCTGGAGGGTCACGCGCAGCGCGGTGATGCTGCCGCGCGGGCAGGTGCTCTTCACCGCGCGCCCCCTCGGGGGCTGA
- a CDS encoding NAD(P)/FAD-dependent oxidoreductase, with protein MASSQKSVDVTVRGAGIFGLSIAWACALRGAAVQVVDPFGAGSGSSGGQVGALAPHVPETWNPKKAFQLDSLLMAGEFWSGVETAGGVSSGYGRLGRLQPLEDDKAVALARGREATARALWADNAVWEVIPAAEAGSWAPVSASGLLVRDTLTARMNPRRACAALVAALAARGVEVQPEAEDAGQVLWATGWRGLKELSEALGKNVGTGVKGQSVSLRYDAGEVPQIYAEGLHVVPHADGTVAVGSTSERDFDDPSATDDQCEALIARAALAVPALQGAEVIERWAGVRPRARSRAPMLGAWPGREGHFIANGGFKIGFGMGPKVAQVMADLLLDGHDAIPEGFRVEDSL; from the coding sequence ATGGCAAGCAGCCAGAAGAGCGTGGATGTGACGGTGCGCGGGGCGGGCATTTTCGGCCTGTCGATCGCCTGGGCCTGCGCGCTGCGCGGCGCGGCGGTGCAGGTCGTGGACCCCTTCGGCGCGGGCTCGGGATCGAGCGGCGGGCAGGTCGGTGCTCTGGCCCCGCACGTGCCCGAGACCTGGAACCCGAAGAAGGCTTTCCAGCTCGACAGCCTGCTGATGGCCGGAGAGTTCTGGTCCGGAGTCGAGACAGCGGGCGGTGTCTCCTCGGGGTACGGGCGGCTTGGGCGACTGCAGCCGCTGGAAGACGACAAGGCGGTGGCGCTGGCGCGCGGGCGCGAGGCCACCGCGCGCGCGCTTTGGGCAGACAACGCCGTCTGGGAGGTGATCCCCGCGGCAGAGGCCGGAAGCTGGGCGCCGGTCAGCGCCTCGGGCCTGCTGGTGCGCGACACGCTCACCGCGCGGATGAACCCGCGCCGGGCCTGCGCCGCGCTGGTCGCGGCGCTCGCGGCGCGCGGGGTCGAGGTGCAGCCCGAGGCCGAGGACGCGGGGCAGGTGCTCTGGGCCACCGGCTGGCGCGGTTTGAAAGAGCTGTCGGAGGCGCTCGGAAAGAACGTCGGCACCGGCGTGAAGGGCCAGTCGGTGAGCCTGCGCTATGATGCGGGAGAGGTGCCGCAGATCTACGCCGAGGGGCTGCATGTCGTGCCGCACGCGGATGGCACCGTGGCGGTCGGCTCGACCTCGGAGCGGGACTTCGACGATCCCAGCGCCACGGACGATCAATGCGAGGCGCTCATTGCCCGGGCGGCGCTGGCGGTGCCCGCGCTGCAGGGCGCCGAGGTGATAGAACGCTGGGCCGGGGTACGGCCGCGTGCGCGAAGCCGCGCGCCGATGCTCGGTGCCTGGCCGGGGCGGGAGGGGCATTTTATCGCCAACGGCGGCTTCAAGATCGGCTTCGGCATGGGTCCCAAGGTGGCGCAGGTCATGGCCGATCTGCTGCTCGACGGGCATGATGCCATCCCCGAGGGGTTCCGGGTCGAAGATTCGCTCTGA
- a CDS encoding sigma-54-dependent transcriptional regulator, with product MSPLIHVVEDDRDHRLALCDLIEAAGYRAEAFAGGAEALAAGSRPDLILTDLRMPGMDGQQLLEAARARDPDCPVVLITGHGDLAQAVQAMRAGAEDFLEKPYDGMHLLSVIERGLRGRAARAEIGRLQERITRRDEGGLLGQSAAMSRLRARIAAIGPTDLDVVITGETGTGKELVARALHEASARAAGPLVAVNCAALPESLFEIEIFGHVAGAFPGAQDKPGKLETASGGTLMLDEIEAMPAAIQPKLLRTLQERAVERLGENRLRPLDLRIIATSKTDLRPLTLDGSFRADLFYRLAGAEITVDPLRVLGDDITLLFSHYANLAAARYGQETPAVDYTLRQRLLRRPWPGNVRELKAMAERYALGLDLPEEAAAPIAEPESLAARVAAFEAREISLALERCRGNTERAAKALGMARRTLNDKISRYGIRV from the coding sequence ATGAGCCCGCTGATCCACGTGGTCGAGGATGACCGCGACCACCGTCTCGCGCTCTGCGATCTGATCGAGGCCGCAGGCTACCGCGCCGAAGCCTTTGCCGGCGGCGCCGAGGCGCTTGCCGCCGGCAGCCGCCCCGACCTGATCCTGACCGACCTGCGGATGCCCGGCATGGACGGGCAGCAGCTGCTCGAGGCCGCCCGCGCGCGCGATCCCGATTGCCCGGTGGTGCTGATCACCGGCCATGGCGATCTGGCGCAGGCCGTTCAGGCGATGCGCGCCGGGGCCGAGGATTTCCTCGAGAAGCCCTATGACGGCATGCATCTTCTGTCGGTGATCGAGCGCGGCCTGCGCGGCCGCGCCGCGCGCGCCGAGATCGGCCGGCTGCAGGAGCGCATCACCCGCCGCGACGAGGGCGGGCTGCTCGGTCAGTCGGCGGCCATGTCTAGGCTCCGCGCGCGCATCGCGGCGATCGGCCCGACCGATCTCGATGTGGTCATCACGGGCGAGACCGGCACCGGCAAGGAACTAGTCGCCCGCGCTCTGCATGAGGCCAGCGCCCGCGCCGCCGGACCCTTGGTCGCGGTGAATTGCGCCGCACTGCCCGAGAGCCTCTTCGAGATCGAGATCTTCGGGCATGTGGCCGGTGCCTTCCCCGGGGCCCAGGACAAGCCTGGCAAGCTCGAGACCGCCTCGGGCGGAACGCTAATGCTCGACGAGATCGAGGCGATGCCCGCGGCGATACAACCCAAACTGCTGCGCACCTTGCAGGAACGCGCCGTCGAACGGCTGGGCGAGAACCGCCTGCGGCCGCTCGACCTGCGGATCATCGCCACCTCCAAGACCGACCTGCGGCCGCTGACGCTCGACGGCAGCTTCCGCGCCGACCTCTTCTACCGGCTCGCCGGGGCCGAGATCACCGTCGATCCGCTGCGTGTGCTTGGCGACGACATCACGCTGCTGTTCAGCCATTACGCCAACCTGGCGGCGGCGCGCTACGGACAGGAGACGCCGGCGGTCGATTACACGCTGAGGCAACGGCTGCTGCGCCGGCCCTGGCCCGGCAACGTGCGCGAATTGAAGGCAATGGCGGAACGCTACGCCCTCGGGCTCGACCTGCCCGAGGAGGCCGCGGCACCGATCGCCGAGCCCGAGAGCCTTGCCGCCCGTGTCGCCGCCTTCGAGGCCCGCGAGATCAGCCTCGCGCTCGAACGCTGCCGAGGCAACACCGAGCGCGCCGCCAAGGCACTGGGGATGGCGCGGCGAACCCTCAACGACAAGATCAGCCGCTACGGCATCCGGGTCTGA
- a CDS encoding M20 aminoacylase family protein produces the protein MSHAPDMPEDRAEDMARIAKDAKDWRQHLHQQPELLYELHKTAAFVEEKLKGFGVDEIETGIAKTGIVALIKGAKGDGPVIGLRADMDALPMDEKTNLPYASKVPGMMHACGHDGHTATLLAAAQYLCQTRDFAGTVALIFQPAEEGGAGARAMIEEGLIDRFGIDAVYAMHNDPGLPVGQFATRPGPMMAGGDRFVVTVTGRGGHASAPTKSIDPVVAAAHLIASAQTLVSRFSDPFDQVVVSITYLDVGSAGALNVIPDTAVFGGTIRTMNSTTRAEIEAHLRRMLKSGAEQFGCEATLDWRPGYPVTANDAAKTAVALAAAAAVAGAENVDGDCAQAMGSEDFSYMLEARPGAMVLYGNGDSAELHNAAYNFNDDAILPGMRYWVELVARELAA, from the coding sequence GTGAGTCACGCACCAGACATGCCCGAAGACAGGGCCGAAGACATGGCCCGCATCGCAAAAGACGCGAAAGACTGGCGACAACACCTCCACCAGCAGCCGGAACTGCTCTACGAGCTGCACAAGACCGCCGCCTTCGTGGAAGAGAAGCTGAAGGGCTTCGGCGTCGACGAGATCGAGACCGGCATCGCCAAGACCGGCATCGTGGCGCTGATCAAGGGCGCCAAGGGCGACGGCCCGGTGATCGGTCTGCGCGCCGACATGGATGCGCTGCCGATGGACGAGAAGACCAACCTTCCCTACGCCTCGAAGGTGCCCGGCATGATGCACGCCTGCGGCCACGACGGGCACACGGCGACGCTGCTCGCCGCTGCGCAGTACCTCTGCCAGACACGCGATTTCGCTGGCACCGTCGCGCTGATCTTCCAGCCCGCCGAAGAGGGCGGCGCGGGGGCGCGCGCGATGATCGAGGAGGGTCTGATTGATCGGTTCGGGATCGACGCGGTCTACGCCATGCACAACGATCCGGGTCTGCCGGTCGGCCAGTTCGCCACGCGGCCCGGCCCGATGATGGCAGGGGGCGACCGGTTTGTCGTCACCGTCACCGGGCGCGGCGGCCATGCCTCGGCGCCGACCAAGTCGATCGACCCGGTAGTGGCGGCGGCGCATCTCATTGCCTCGGCACAAACGCTGGTGTCGCGCTTTTCCGATCCTTTCGACCAGGTGGTGGTGTCGATCACCTATCTCGACGTGGGCTCGGCCGGCGCGCTCAACGTGATCCCAGACACGGCGGTCTTTGGCGGTACGATTCGCACGATGAACTCGACAACCCGCGCCGAGATCGAGGCGCATCTGCGCCGCATGCTGAAGTCCGGCGCCGAGCAGTTCGGCTGCGAGGCCACGCTCGACTGGCGGCCGGGCTACCCGGTGACAGCGAATGACGCGGCGAAAACGGCGGTGGCGCTGGCCGCGGCGGCGGCGGTGGCAGGTGCCGAGAATGTCGACGGCGACTGCGCGCAGGCAATGGGCTCGGAGGACTTTTCCTACATGCTCGAGGCGCGCCCCGGGGCCATGGTCCTCTACGGCAACGGCGACAGCGCCGAGTTGCACAACGCCGCCTACAACTTCAACGACGACGCGATCCTTCCGGGGATGCGCTACTGGGTTGAACTGGTCGCCCGCGAACTGGCCGCCTGA
- a CDS encoding DUF1850 domain-containing protein: MTGCLMAGAMLIALAEGGSFTLEWTHSVEREDWRETWEVTEDHRLHLTQAAVKGSGAGMEPGEGGHFEDGWWVWAPDLPPVPALSLAASGKTPSAWTLCAADCTELGASSGKPVQLAPCPDAD, translated from the coding sequence ATGACCGGCTGCCTGATGGCGGGGGCGATGTTGATCGCCCTCGCCGAGGGCGGCAGCTTCACGCTGGAGTGGACCCATTCGGTCGAACGCGAGGACTGGCGCGAGACCTGGGAAGTCACCGAAGATCACCGCCTCCACCTGACGCAGGCGGCGGTCAAGGGCTCGGGCGCGGGCATGGAGCCCGGCGAGGGCGGCCACTTCGAAGACGGCTGGTGGGTCTGGGCGCCGGACCTGCCGCCTGTGCCCGCGCTGAGCCTCGCCGCCTCGGGCAAGACGCCTTCGGCCTGGACGCTCTGTGCCGCGGACTGCACCGAACTCGGCGCCAGCTCCGGCAAGCCGGTGCAGCTCGCCCCCTGCCCCGACGCGGACTGA
- the mnmD gene encoding tRNA (5-methylaminomethyl-2-thiouridine)(34)-methyltransferase MnmD yields MSQPDTPEWRDGDVPVSPRFDDPYYSLENGLSETRHTFHAGNDLPARLRDGFHVAELGFGTGLNLLATLALWRAEGIDGQLRFTTFEAFPLAAEDMLRAQAAFPELSGIAAELAPFWQRDAREITLPDLQFTMVEGDARQTLPAWQELADAWFLDGFSPAKNPELWGPELMAEVARHTAPGGSAATYTAAGHVRRALAEAGFEVERRPGHGRKRHMTVARKP; encoded by the coding sequence ATGAGCCAGCCCGACACCCCGGAGTGGCGCGACGGAGACGTGCCTGTCTCGCCGCGCTTCGACGATCCCTATTATTCGCTGGAAAACGGCCTGTCGGAGACCCGGCACACCTTCCACGCGGGCAACGATCTGCCGGCGCGCCTGCGGGACGGGTTCCACGTGGCCGAGCTCGGCTTCGGCACAGGGCTGAACCTGCTGGCCACGCTGGCGCTCTGGCGCGCCGAGGGCATCGACGGGCAACTCCGTTTTACCACCTTCGAGGCCTTTCCGCTTGCCGCCGAGGACATGCTGCGGGCGCAGGCGGCCTTTCCCGAGCTGTCAGGGATCGCCGCCGAGCTGGCACCTTTCTGGCAACGCGATGCGCGCGAGATCACCCTGCCCGACCTGCAATTCACCATGGTCGAGGGGGACGCGCGACAAACCCTGCCCGCGTGGCAGGAGCTGGCCGACGCCTGGTTCCTCGACGGTTTCTCCCCGGCCAAGAACCCGGAGCTCTGGGGGCCGGAGCTGATGGCCGAGGTGGCGCGCCACACCGCCCCCGGCGGCAGCGCCGCCACCTATACCGCCGCGGGTCACGTGCGGCGGGCGCTGGCCGAGGCGGGCTTCGAGGTCGAGCGTCGCCCGGGCCACGGGCGCAAACGCCATATGACCGTCGCAAGGAAACCCTGA
- a CDS encoding DMT family transporter: MQTTNAPHAAPTAALHVDRPLLGALLMLGFCATAPLIDVGSKLATRSLPVAEITVARFVVQGALMLALALVLRIRLRLTRRELVLTIARAALSLVATIAFVGAMVRMPIADALAIGQIEPFVLMFLGWALLGESVGPRRILASIVGFGGALLVVQPGLANHGLSAILPLITAVSFAGYMLVTRQLRSLAPVAQQATTAIAAVILGAPFMWLLPESLGGGAVWPQGAAWGFLGGMGLAATLAHIFLTYALRLAPSALIAPLGYLELASATLLGWLVFGDFPAAMVWAGIALIVGSGLYLIHRERLAHRRPQTPAVPPA, from the coding sequence ATGCAAACCACAAACGCCCCCCACGCCGCGCCGACGGCCGCCCTGCACGTCGACCGCCCCCTGCTCGGGGCGCTGCTCATGCTCGGCTTCTGCGCCACGGCGCCGCTGATCGACGTCGGCTCGAAACTCGCCACCCGCAGCCTGCCCGTTGCCGAGATCACCGTAGCGCGCTTCGTCGTACAAGGGGCGCTTATGCTGGCGCTGGCGCTGGTCCTGCGCATCCGCCTGCGGCTGACCCGGCGCGAACTGGTGCTCACGATTGCTCGCGCAGCGCTGTCGCTGGTCGCCACCATCGCCTTTGTCGGTGCGATGGTGCGCATGCCCATCGCCGATGCGCTGGCGATCGGCCAGATCGAGCCCTTCGTGCTGATGTTCCTCGGCTGGGCGCTGCTGGGAGAGAGCGTCGGGCCGCGCCGGATCCTCGCCTCCATCGTCGGCTTCGGCGGCGCGCTTCTGGTGGTCCAGCCCGGGCTGGCGAACCATGGCCTGTCGGCCATCCTGCCGCTCATCACCGCGGTGTCCTTCGCCGGCTACATGCTGGTCACGCGGCAGCTGCGGAGCCTGGCGCCGGTGGCGCAGCAGGCCACCACGGCGATTGCGGCGGTGATCCTTGGCGCGCCCTTCATGTGGCTGCTGCCCGAGAGCCTCGGCGGCGGCGCGGTCTGGCCGCAGGGCGCGGCCTGGGGCTTTCTTGGCGGCATGGGCCTTGCGGCGACCCTGGCGCATATCTTCCTGACCTACGCGCTGCGGCTCGCCCCTTCGGCGCTGATCGCGCCCCTGGGTTATCTCGAGCTGGCCTCGGCGACGCTGCTGGGATGGCTGGTGTTCGGCGACTTCCCCGCTGCCATGGTCTGGGCGGGCATCGCGCTGATCGTCGGCTCGGGGCTCTACCTGATCCACCGCGAGCGGCTGGCCCACCGGCGCCCGCAGACCCCGGCGGTGCCGCCGGCCTGA
- a CDS encoding sensor histidine kinase gives MARRGALLPGLRSAWRLRLMLVTIGALLCGALAWQLVIAELRQGLEQELLVSHRALQTEIDRFRYLPRVTGEDARIHAALNAPSDAATIDAANRYLQKIAAQTGSGRLYLLNAAGVTIAASNWSEPDSYVGHDYSFRPYFTDARATGNGAVYAIGVTTGEPGYFISARVDDPGLGVHGVMVVKIDLRPLEQAWAETGQHIAVTDKDDVVFLSSVPAWRYRPLTRLPGATLDRLDTSRLYERTDLGSSAPLLPNGRALRIEGEGRAMTLRGTPFETGWRLLAASPTWPARAAAAGTAALVLLAALLGLGLADMRRHRQRFIALRLRQTEVMERKVRQRTAELAREVEARRQVEADLRATQATLVQSEKMAALGRMSAAIVHEVSQPLAAMEATLTAAEFGLSRAPEQTAARLQSARGLIRRMQRMTKHLKNFSRREAAPLSPVCAVDVARSALALAQPRADAAGVQLQFDAPADAPMVEAGHARLEQVLMNLLHNAIEAVEPGQGEVTLSIERGARDVTLLVTDNGPGIAPDVLPRVTEPFFSTKIGGEGLGLGLAICFEVVQQFGGRLDIRSAPGRGAEAAVILPLLESDDEREAAE, from the coding sequence ATGGCCCGTCGCGGCGCCCTTCTGCCCGGCCTCCGCTCGGCCTGGCGGCTGCGGCTGATGCTGGTGACAATCGGCGCGCTGCTCTGCGGCGCGCTGGCCTGGCAGCTGGTCATCGCCGAATTGCGTCAGGGGCTCGAGCAGGAGCTGCTGGTCAGCCACCGCGCGCTGCAGACCGAGATCGACCGGTTCCGCTACCTGCCGCGCGTCACCGGCGAAGACGCCCGGATCCACGCCGCGCTGAATGCCCCTTCCGATGCCGCCACCATCGACGCCGCCAACCGCTACCTGCAGAAGATTGCCGCGCAGACCGGATCGGGGCGTCTCTACCTGCTGAACGCGGCGGGGGTGACCATTGCCGCCTCGAACTGGAGCGAGCCCGACAGCTACGTCGGCCACGACTACAGCTTCCGCCCCTATTTCACCGATGCACGCGCCACCGGCAACGGCGCGGTCTATGCCATCGGCGTGACCACCGGCGAGCCCGGCTACTTCATCTCGGCCCGCGTCGACGATCCCGGTCTCGGGGTGCATGGCGTGATGGTGGTGAAGATCGACCTGCGCCCGCTGGAGCAGGCCTGGGCCGAGACCGGCCAGCACATCGCCGTCACCGACAAGGACGACGTCGTCTTCCTCTCGTCGGTGCCGGCCTGGCGCTATCGCCCCCTGACCCGGCTGCCCGGCGCCACGCTCGACCGGCTCGACACCTCGCGCCTCTACGAACGCACCGACCTTGGAAGCTCGGCACCGCTTCTGCCCAATGGCCGCGCACTGCGGATCGAGGGCGAGGGCCGCGCCATGACCCTTCGAGGCACGCCGTTCGAGACCGGCTGGCGGCTGCTGGCGGCCAGCCCGACCTGGCCCGCCCGCGCCGCCGCTGCCGGCACCGCCGCGCTGGTTCTGCTGGCCGCGCTCCTGGGGCTCGGGCTCGCCGACATGCGGCGCCACCGCCAGCGGTTCATCGCGCTGCGGCTGCGCCAGACAGAGGTGATGGAGCGCAAGGTCCGCCAGCGCACCGCCGAGCTGGCGCGCGAGGTCGAGGCCCGCCGCCAGGTCGAGGCCGACCTGCGCGCGACGCAGGCCACCTTGGTGCAATCGGAGAAGATGGCCGCGCTTGGCCGGATGTCCGCGGCCATCGTGCACGAGGTCAGCCAGCCACTCGCCGCGATGGAGGCGACGCTGACCGCCGCCGAGTTCGGCCTCTCGCGCGCGCCGGAGCAGACCGCCGCCCGGCTGCAGTCGGCGCGCGGGCTGATCCGGCGGATGCAGCGGATGACCAAGCACCTCAAGAATTTCTCGCGCCGTGAGGCGGCCCCGCTCTCGCCCGTCTGCGCCGTCGACGTGGCGCGTTCGGCGCTGGCGCTGGCCCAGCCCCGCGCCGACGCCGCCGGGGTCCAGCTCCAGTTCGACGCCCCCGCCGATGCCCCCATGGTCGAGGCCGGCCACGCCCGGCTCGAGCAGGTCTTGATGAACCTCTTGCACAATGCCATCGAGGCCGTCGAGCCGGGCCAAGGCGAGGTGACGCTGTCGATCGAGCGCGGCGCGCGGGACGTGACCCTTCTGGTGACCGACAATGGCCCCGGCATCGCCCCCGACGTGCTGCCGCGGGTCACCGAGCCCTTTTTCTCGACCAAGATCGGCGGCGAGGGTCTGGGACTCGGGCTTGCGATCTGCTTCGAGGTAGTCCAGCAATTCGGCGGACGGCTCGACATCCGCTCGGCCCCCGGCCGGGGCGCCGAGGCCGCGGTGATCCTGCCGTTGCTGGAAAGTGACGACGAACGAGAGGCCGCCGAATGA
- a CDS encoding DMT family transporter → MAQQNTRLGIWLMVLTTFIFAMQDGLSRHLSEATNVYMVTMVRYWFFAVFVLTLAARSKGGLKAAAKSGQPFVQAFRGVLLVVEICVMVSAFVHLGLVESHAVFACYPLLIAALSGPVLGERVGWRRWTAIGIGFVGILIILQPSGGVFSPLAAIPLVAALMFALYGLLTRRVARTDSAATSFFWTGVVGVATATLIGMWFWEPMSLPDWGMMALLCLTGATGHYTLIKCYEVAEASAVQPFAYLQLVFAAALGIVVFGETLRPNVALGTAIIVCAGIFTLIRARRAEQR, encoded by the coding sequence ATGGCCCAGCAGAACACGCGCCTAGGCATCTGGCTGATGGTGCTCACCACCTTCATCTTCGCCATGCAGGACGGGCTGTCGCGGCACCTGTCGGAGGCCACCAATGTCTACATGGTCACGATGGTGCGCTACTGGTTCTTCGCCGTCTTCGTTCTGACGCTGGCGGCGCGCAGCAAGGGCGGGCTCAAAGCCGCGGCGAAGAGCGGCCAGCCCTTCGTGCAGGCCTTCCGCGGCGTGCTGCTGGTGGTCGAGATCTGCGTCATGGTCTCGGCCTTCGTCCACCTCGGCCTGGTCGAGAGCCATGCGGTCTTCGCCTGTTACCCGCTGCTGATCGCCGCGCTTTCGGGACCGGTGCTGGGTGAGAGGGTCGGCTGGCGGCGCTGGACCGCGATCGGCATCGGCTTTGTCGGCATCCTCATCATCCTGCAACCCTCGGGCGGGGTGTTCTCGCCGCTGGCGGCAATCCCGCTGGTGGCGGCGCTGATGTTCGCCCTCTACGGGCTGCTCACCCGCCGCGTCGCCCGAACCGACAGCGCCGCGACCTCCTTCTTCTGGACCGGTGTCGTTGGGGTGGCGACGGCGACGCTGATCGGCATGTGGTTCTGGGAGCCGATGAGCCTGCCCGACTGGGGTATGATGGCGCTGCTCTGCCTGACCGGGGCGACTGGCCATTACACATTGATCAAATGCTACGAGGTGGCCGAGGCCTCGGCGGTGCAGCCCTTCGCCTATCTTCAACTGGTCTTCGCGGCGGCGCTGGGGATCGTGGTCTTTGGCGAGACGCTGCGGCCGAACGTGGCGCTCGGCACGGCGATCATCGTCTGCGCCGGGATCTTCACGCTGATCCGGGCGCGCAGGGCCGAGCAGCGCTGA